In Ipomoea triloba cultivar NCNSP0323 chromosome 15, ASM357664v1, one genomic interval encodes:
- the LOC116006073 gene encoding kinesin-like protein KIN-14L isoform X2, producing the protein MGDRGRHEIDLASRKAEEAALRRYQAIHWLDYLEGPLGIPSQASEREFLACLRNGLILCNAMNKVKPGSVPKIVDNHLPSQSIIWDSQPLPAFQYFENIRNFLVAVEELKLPAFEASVFNRDNIEAGSSTKVVDCILALKAYNEWRQLTGGNGFYKPPRSPLAISSVGRINARAPVVVNSDSRRRLDMSVGSQKELTAEVDTKNLEGLIVKCLAERMVDMKENVNDDIFTSFHRGSVNPIDIFSKILSCCVEEKLQNKFPQQLDSDSSNCCDETRNSQAPSVYTPLQEITIPENQKVCRACLRKGKCNHWNQITVHEKELSNLKVLLSSAKSELKDLQCQLQSDLKLLGDQVLEMSTSALGYKKLMKENRNLYNMVQDLKGSIRVYCRIRPSFLADAKSAIDFIGEDGSLVVVDPLKSQKDGRKSFQFNRVFGPTATQEEVFIDIKPLIRSVMDGYNVCIFAYGQTGSGKTYTMSGPSVRSIKELGINHLALNDLFQLSYERKEIMNYNISVQMVEIYNEQIRDLLAEDLSTAKLEIRSCVSDTGLVLPDATLHPVASSEDVLSLMQLGEVNRAVGCTAMNTRSSRSHSVLIVHVHGEDTSGNKLRSCLNLVDLAGSERVDKSEVTGDGLKEAQYINKSLSSLGDVITALALKNSHIPYRNSKLTLLLQNSLGGQAKMLMFAHVSPEEESFGESLSTLKFAQRASTVELGAARSNKESSEVIELKAQVESLKKALASKGALGSQAMKPREARTPPPLQKPRAGHERTTPQTRRLSTENCIAAKVEKTTTPLVVSTRPRSRRLSLEGPRGVGAPRSPIGGSAVKKDVTPPPRSPIGGSAVKNQLTPPRSPISVSALMAPQSPLDSAVKRQVPPPRSPTSSASNILFAPPRSPTSAAFKNRGAKAATTQLPKTPEPAVSSRNEASRGILSERTVSSSLQTPALTVRKTSQIRKSLRTIGKLINGSDKRSQRSKMEETAPVSPLKNAIRSSLKDAKSPIASSAARTLRRQSLTGILPPENSRRSSLGWK; encoded by the exons ATGGGGGATAGAGGGAGACACGAAATCGACTTAGCTTCAAGAAAAGCTGAGGAAGCAG CGCTGAGACGATATCAAGCAATCCACTGGCTTGATTATTTAGAGGGGCCATTGGGGATTCCAAGCCAGGCATCTGAGAGAGAGTTCCTTGCTTGCTTGAGAAATGGCTTGATTCTTTGCAATGCGATGAACAAGGTTAAGCCAGGCTCAGTTCCTAAG ATTGTTGATAATCACTTGCCTTCACAATCAATCATCTGGGATTCCCAGCCATTGCCAGCATTTCAGTATTTCGAGAACATTCGTAACTTTTTGGTAGCTGTTGAAGAGTTGAAATTACCAGCTTTTGAGGCATCTGTTTTCAATAGG GATAATATAGAGGCAGGGTCATCAACAAAAGTCGTTGATTGCATTTTGGCACTCAAAGCATATAATGAATGGAGGCAATTGACCGGAGGGAATGGATTTTATAAGCCTCCTAGGTCTCCACTTGCTATAAGTTCCGTTGGGAGGATCAATGCTCGGGCTCCAGTTGTAGTCAATTCTGATAGCCGGAGGCGTTTAGACATGTCAGTTGGCTCTCAGAAAGAATTAACAGCAGAAGTTGATACCAAGAATCTTGAAG GTTTAATTGTCAAGTGTCTGGCTGAACGAATGGTCGACATGAAAGAAAACGTCAACGATGACATCTTCACTTCATTTCATAGAGGCAGTGTG AATCCAATAGACATATTCAGCAAGATATTGTCTTGTTGTGTTGAGGAAAAACTCCAGAACAAATTTCCACAA CAGTTGGATTCGGATTCGTCAAACTGCTGTGATGAGACACGGAACTCACAGGCACCCTCAGTCTATACCCCCCTTCAGGAGATAACCATCCCTGAGAATCAAAAG GTTTGTAGAGCTTgtttaagaaaaggaaaatgcaACCATTGGAATCAAATTACAGTGCATGAAAAAGAGCTTTCG AACCTTAAGGTGTTATTATCAAGTGCAAAGAGTGAGCTCAAAGACCTGCAATGTCAGTTACAAAGCGATCTTAAACTACTCG GTGATCAGGTCCTCGAGATGTCTACATCTGCTCTTGGATATAAGAAGTTGATGAAAGAAAATAGGAATTTATATAACATGGTTCAGGATCTTAAGG gGAGTATTCGAGTTTACTGCAGAATCAGGCCTTCCTTCCTTGCTGATGCAAAAAGTGCGATAGATTTTATTGGAGAAGATGGTTCTCTTGTGGTAGTTGATCCGCTCAAATCACAGAAAGATGGAAGGAAGAGCTTTCAGTTTAATCGAGTATTTGGACCAACCGCTACTCAAG AAGAGGTTTTCATAGACATTAAGCCTCTTATTCGATCTGTGATGGACGGTTATAATGTATGCATTTTTGCTTACGGTCAAACTGGATCTGGCAAGACTTATACAATG TCTGGGCCTTCTGTTCGATCGATAAAGGAATTGGGAATCAACCATTTAGCCCTCAATGATCTATTCCAACTGTCATATGAGAGGAAGGAAATCATGAATTACAACATTTCTGTGCAAATGGTTGAGATATATAACGAGCAAATCCGTGATCTTCTTGCAGAAGATTTGTCAACTGCAAA ATTAGAGATTCGTAGTTGCGTGAGTGACACTGGATTGGTTCTTCCCGATGCTACTCTCCACCCCGTGGCATCCAGCGAGGATGTTCTTAGCCTGATGCAGTTGGGAGAGGTGAACCGCGCTGTTGGCTGTACTGCCATGAACACCCGAAGCAGTCGTTCTCACAG TGTGCTGATTGTGCATGTGCATGGCGAAGATACGTCTGGAAACAAGCTTCGGAGTTGCCTCAATTTGGTGGATCTGGCTGGGAGCGAGCGAGTTGATAAATCAGAAGTTACAGGAGACGGGCTCAAGGAAGCACAATATATCAACAAATCGCTTTCTAGCTTGGGAGATGTTATTACGGCTTTGGCACTGAAGAACTCTCACATCCCTTACAGAAACAGCAAGCTCACACTGCTTCTGCAAAACTCGTTAG GAGGACAGGCGAAAATGCTCATGTTTGCTCATGTGAGCCCCGAAGAGGAGTCGTTCGGGGAAAGTTTGAGTACTCTGAAGTTTGCTCAGAGGGCGTCGACTGTTGAGCTTGGCGCAGCTCGTTCGAATAAAGAGAGCAGCGAGGTTATAGAGCTGAAAGCTCAG GTTGAGAGCTTGAAGAAGGCATTGGCCAGCAAAGGAGCGCTTGGTTCTCAAGCTATGAAACCGAGAGAAGCCAGGACACCACCGCCATTACAGAAGCCTCGAGCAGGCCACGAGAGGACTACTCCACAAACCAGGAGGTTGAGCACTGAAAACTGCATTGCTGCTAAAGTAGAAAAGACCACGACGCCTTTGGTGGTGAGCACACGCCCCAGATCACGAAGGCTAAGCCTAGAAGGGCCGAGAGGCGTTGGTGCTCCTCGAAGTCCTATAGGAGGATCTGCTGTCAAAAAAGACGTTACTCCCCCTCCTCGAAGTCCTATAGGAGGATCTGCTGTCAAAAACCAACTTACTCCTCCTCGCTCGCCTATTTCTGTTTCTGCTTTGATGGCTCCTCAAAGTCCTTTAGATTCTGCTGTCAAACGCCAAGTTCCTCCTCCTCGCAGCCCGACCAGTTCAGCTTCCAATATCCTTTTCGCTCCTCCTCGTAGTCCAACATCTGCTGCATTCAAGAACCGAGGAGCAAAAGCAGCAACAACCCAACTTCCCAAAACGCCTGAACCAGCAGTGTCGTCTAGAAATGAAGCCTCCCGGGGGATCTTAAGCGAGCGCACTGTTTCTTCATCACTTCAAACGCCCGCCCTGACAGTCAGAAAGACTTCTCAAATCAGAAAATCTCTCAGGACCATAGGAAAGCTCATCAATGGATCCGATAAAAG GAGCCAACGTAGTAAGATGGAGGAAACAGCACCCGTATCACCATTGAAAAACGCCATAAGAAGCAGCCTAAAGGATGCAAAGTCACCAATCGCTTCTAGTGCAGCAAGAACGCTAAGAAGGCAATCACTCACTGGCATCCTTCCACCCGAGAATTCAAGAAGATCTTCACTTGGCTGGAAATAA
- the LOC116006073 gene encoding kinesin-like protein KIN-14L isoform X4 has product MGDRGRHEIDLASRKAEEAALRRYQAIHWLDYLEGPLGIPSQASEREFLACLRNGLILCNAMNKVKPGSVPKIVDNHLPSQSIIWDSQPLPAFQYFENIRNFLVAVEELKLPAFEASVFNRDNIEAGSSTKVVDCILALKAYNEWRQLTGGNGFYKPPRSPLAISSVGRINARAPVVVNSDSRRRLDMSVGSQKELTAEVDTKNLEGLIVKCLAERMVDMKENVNDDIFTSFHRGSVNPIDIFSKILSCCVEEKLQNKFPQKQLDSDSSNCCDETRNSQAPSVYTPLQEITIPENQKVCRACLRKGKCNHWNQITVHEKELSNLKVLLSSAKSELKDLQCQLQSDLKLLGDQVLEMSTSALGYKKLMKENRNLYNMVQDLKGSIRVYCRIRPSFLADAKSAIDFIGEDGSLVVVDPLKSQKDGRKSFQFNRVFGPTATQEEVFIDIKPLIRSVMDGYNVCIFAYGQTGSGKTYTMSGPSVRSIKELGINHLALNDLFQLSYERKEIMNYNISVQMVEIYNEQIRDLLAEDLSTAKLEIRSCVSDTGLVLPDATLHPVASSEDVLSLMQLGEVNRAVGCTAMNTRSSRSHSVLIVHVHGEDTSGNKLRSCLNLVDLAGSERVDKSEVTGDGLKEAQYINKSLSSLGDVITALALKNSHIPYRNSKLTLLLQNSLGGQAKMLMFAHVSPEEESFGESLSTLKFAQRASTVELGAARSNKESSEVIELKAQVESLKKALASKGALGSQAMKPREARTPPPLQKPRAGHERTTPQTRRLSTENCIAAKVEKTTTPLVVSTRPRSRRLSLEGPRGVGAPRSPIGGSAVKNQLTPPRSPISVSALMAPQSPLDSAVKRQVPPPRSPTSSASNILFAPPRSPTSAAFKNRGAKAATTQLPKTPEPAVSSRNEASRGILSERTVSSSLQTPALTVRKTSQIRKSLRTIGKLINGSDKRSQRSKMEETAPVSPLKNAIRSSLKDAKSPIASSAARTLRRQSLTGILPPENSRRSSLGWK; this is encoded by the exons ATGGGGGATAGAGGGAGACACGAAATCGACTTAGCTTCAAGAAAAGCTGAGGAAGCAG CGCTGAGACGATATCAAGCAATCCACTGGCTTGATTATTTAGAGGGGCCATTGGGGATTCCAAGCCAGGCATCTGAGAGAGAGTTCCTTGCTTGCTTGAGAAATGGCTTGATTCTTTGCAATGCGATGAACAAGGTTAAGCCAGGCTCAGTTCCTAAG ATTGTTGATAATCACTTGCCTTCACAATCAATCATCTGGGATTCCCAGCCATTGCCAGCATTTCAGTATTTCGAGAACATTCGTAACTTTTTGGTAGCTGTTGAAGAGTTGAAATTACCAGCTTTTGAGGCATCTGTTTTCAATAGG GATAATATAGAGGCAGGGTCATCAACAAAAGTCGTTGATTGCATTTTGGCACTCAAAGCATATAATGAATGGAGGCAATTGACCGGAGGGAATGGATTTTATAAGCCTCCTAGGTCTCCACTTGCTATAAGTTCCGTTGGGAGGATCAATGCTCGGGCTCCAGTTGTAGTCAATTCTGATAGCCGGAGGCGTTTAGACATGTCAGTTGGCTCTCAGAAAGAATTAACAGCAGAAGTTGATACCAAGAATCTTGAAG GTTTAATTGTCAAGTGTCTGGCTGAACGAATGGTCGACATGAAAGAAAACGTCAACGATGACATCTTCACTTCATTTCATAGAGGCAGTGTG AATCCAATAGACATATTCAGCAAGATATTGTCTTGTTGTGTTGAGGAAAAACTCCAGAACAAATTTCCACAA AAGCAGTTGGATTCGGATTCGTCAAACTGCTGTGATGAGACACGGAACTCACAGGCACCCTCAGTCTATACCCCCCTTCAGGAGATAACCATCCCTGAGAATCAAAAG GTTTGTAGAGCTTgtttaagaaaaggaaaatgcaACCATTGGAATCAAATTACAGTGCATGAAAAAGAGCTTTCG AACCTTAAGGTGTTATTATCAAGTGCAAAGAGTGAGCTCAAAGACCTGCAATGTCAGTTACAAAGCGATCTTAAACTACTCG GTGATCAGGTCCTCGAGATGTCTACATCTGCTCTTGGATATAAGAAGTTGATGAAAGAAAATAGGAATTTATATAACATGGTTCAGGATCTTAAGG gGAGTATTCGAGTTTACTGCAGAATCAGGCCTTCCTTCCTTGCTGATGCAAAAAGTGCGATAGATTTTATTGGAGAAGATGGTTCTCTTGTGGTAGTTGATCCGCTCAAATCACAGAAAGATGGAAGGAAGAGCTTTCAGTTTAATCGAGTATTTGGACCAACCGCTACTCAAG AAGAGGTTTTCATAGACATTAAGCCTCTTATTCGATCTGTGATGGACGGTTATAATGTATGCATTTTTGCTTACGGTCAAACTGGATCTGGCAAGACTTATACAATG TCTGGGCCTTCTGTTCGATCGATAAAGGAATTGGGAATCAACCATTTAGCCCTCAATGATCTATTCCAACTGTCATATGAGAGGAAGGAAATCATGAATTACAACATTTCTGTGCAAATGGTTGAGATATATAACGAGCAAATCCGTGATCTTCTTGCAGAAGATTTGTCAACTGCAAA ATTAGAGATTCGTAGTTGCGTGAGTGACACTGGATTGGTTCTTCCCGATGCTACTCTCCACCCCGTGGCATCCAGCGAGGATGTTCTTAGCCTGATGCAGTTGGGAGAGGTGAACCGCGCTGTTGGCTGTACTGCCATGAACACCCGAAGCAGTCGTTCTCACAG TGTGCTGATTGTGCATGTGCATGGCGAAGATACGTCTGGAAACAAGCTTCGGAGTTGCCTCAATTTGGTGGATCTGGCTGGGAGCGAGCGAGTTGATAAATCAGAAGTTACAGGAGACGGGCTCAAGGAAGCACAATATATCAACAAATCGCTTTCTAGCTTGGGAGATGTTATTACGGCTTTGGCACTGAAGAACTCTCACATCCCTTACAGAAACAGCAAGCTCACACTGCTTCTGCAAAACTCGTTAG GAGGACAGGCGAAAATGCTCATGTTTGCTCATGTGAGCCCCGAAGAGGAGTCGTTCGGGGAAAGTTTGAGTACTCTGAAGTTTGCTCAGAGGGCGTCGACTGTTGAGCTTGGCGCAGCTCGTTCGAATAAAGAGAGCAGCGAGGTTATAGAGCTGAAAGCTCAG GTTGAGAGCTTGAAGAAGGCATTGGCCAGCAAAGGAGCGCTTGGTTCTCAAGCTATGAAACCGAGAGAAGCCAGGACACCACCGCCATTACAGAAGCCTCGAGCAGGCCACGAGAGGACTACTCCACAAACCAGGAGGTTGAGCACTGAAAACTGCATTGCTGCTAAAGTAGAAAAGACCACGACGCCTTTGGTGGTGAGCACACGCCCCAGATCACGAAGGCTAAGCCTAGAAGGGCCGAGAGGCGTTGGTGCTCCTCGAAGTCCTATAG GAGGATCTGCTGTCAAAAACCAACTTACTCCTCCTCGCTCGCCTATTTCTGTTTCTGCTTTGATGGCTCCTCAAAGTCCTTTAGATTCTGCTGTCAAACGCCAAGTTCCTCCTCCTCGCAGCCCGACCAGTTCAGCTTCCAATATCCTTTTCGCTCCTCCTCGTAGTCCAACATCTGCTGCATTCAAGAACCGAGGAGCAAAAGCAGCAACAACCCAACTTCCCAAAACGCCTGAACCAGCAGTGTCGTCTAGAAATGAAGCCTCCCGGGGGATCTTAAGCGAGCGCACTGTTTCTTCATCACTTCAAACGCCCGCCCTGACAGTCAGAAAGACTTCTCAAATCAGAAAATCTCTCAGGACCATAGGAAAGCTCATCAATGGATCCGATAAAAG GAGCCAACGTAGTAAGATGGAGGAAACAGCACCCGTATCACCATTGAAAAACGCCATAAGAAGCAGCCTAAAGGATGCAAAGTCACCAATCGCTTCTAGTGCAGCAAGAACGCTAAGAAGGCAATCACTCACTGGCATCCTTCCACCCGAGAATTCAAGAAGATCTTCACTTGGCTGGAAATAA
- the LOC116006073 gene encoding kinesin-like protein KIN-14L isoform X1, giving the protein MGDRGRHEIDLASRKAEEAALRRYQAIHWLDYLEGPLGIPSQASEREFLACLRNGLILCNAMNKVKPGSVPKIVDNHLPSQSIIWDSQPLPAFQYFENIRNFLVAVEELKLPAFEASVFNRDNIEAGSSTKVVDCILALKAYNEWRQLTGGNGFYKPPRSPLAISSVGRINARAPVVVNSDSRRRLDMSVGSQKELTAEVDTKNLEGLIVKCLAERMVDMKENVNDDIFTSFHRGSVNPIDIFSKILSCCVEEKLQNKFPQKQLDSDSSNCCDETRNSQAPSVYTPLQEITIPENQKVCRACLRKGKCNHWNQITVHEKELSNLKVLLSSAKSELKDLQCQLQSDLKLLGDQVLEMSTSALGYKKLMKENRNLYNMVQDLKGSIRVYCRIRPSFLADAKSAIDFIGEDGSLVVVDPLKSQKDGRKSFQFNRVFGPTATQEEVFIDIKPLIRSVMDGYNVCIFAYGQTGSGKTYTMSGPSVRSIKELGINHLALNDLFQLSYERKEIMNYNISVQMVEIYNEQIRDLLAEDLSTAKLEIRSCVSDTGLVLPDATLHPVASSEDVLSLMQLGEVNRAVGCTAMNTRSSRSHSVLIVHVHGEDTSGNKLRSCLNLVDLAGSERVDKSEVTGDGLKEAQYINKSLSSLGDVITALALKNSHIPYRNSKLTLLLQNSLGGQAKMLMFAHVSPEEESFGESLSTLKFAQRASTVELGAARSNKESSEVIELKAQVESLKKALASKGALGSQAMKPREARTPPPLQKPRAGHERTTPQTRRLSTENCIAAKVEKTTTPLVVSTRPRSRRLSLEGPRGVGAPRSPIGGSAVKKDVTPPPRSPIGGSAVKNQLTPPRSPISVSALMAPQSPLDSAVKRQVPPPRSPTSSASNILFAPPRSPTSAAFKNRGAKAATTQLPKTPEPAVSSRNEASRGILSERTVSSSLQTPALTVRKTSQIRKSLRTIGKLINGSDKRSQRSKMEETAPVSPLKNAIRSSLKDAKSPIASSAARTLRRQSLTGILPPENSRRSSLGWK; this is encoded by the exons ATGGGGGATAGAGGGAGACACGAAATCGACTTAGCTTCAAGAAAAGCTGAGGAAGCAG CGCTGAGACGATATCAAGCAATCCACTGGCTTGATTATTTAGAGGGGCCATTGGGGATTCCAAGCCAGGCATCTGAGAGAGAGTTCCTTGCTTGCTTGAGAAATGGCTTGATTCTTTGCAATGCGATGAACAAGGTTAAGCCAGGCTCAGTTCCTAAG ATTGTTGATAATCACTTGCCTTCACAATCAATCATCTGGGATTCCCAGCCATTGCCAGCATTTCAGTATTTCGAGAACATTCGTAACTTTTTGGTAGCTGTTGAAGAGTTGAAATTACCAGCTTTTGAGGCATCTGTTTTCAATAGG GATAATATAGAGGCAGGGTCATCAACAAAAGTCGTTGATTGCATTTTGGCACTCAAAGCATATAATGAATGGAGGCAATTGACCGGAGGGAATGGATTTTATAAGCCTCCTAGGTCTCCACTTGCTATAAGTTCCGTTGGGAGGATCAATGCTCGGGCTCCAGTTGTAGTCAATTCTGATAGCCGGAGGCGTTTAGACATGTCAGTTGGCTCTCAGAAAGAATTAACAGCAGAAGTTGATACCAAGAATCTTGAAG GTTTAATTGTCAAGTGTCTGGCTGAACGAATGGTCGACATGAAAGAAAACGTCAACGATGACATCTTCACTTCATTTCATAGAGGCAGTGTG AATCCAATAGACATATTCAGCAAGATATTGTCTTGTTGTGTTGAGGAAAAACTCCAGAACAAATTTCCACAA AAGCAGTTGGATTCGGATTCGTCAAACTGCTGTGATGAGACACGGAACTCACAGGCACCCTCAGTCTATACCCCCCTTCAGGAGATAACCATCCCTGAGAATCAAAAG GTTTGTAGAGCTTgtttaagaaaaggaaaatgcaACCATTGGAATCAAATTACAGTGCATGAAAAAGAGCTTTCG AACCTTAAGGTGTTATTATCAAGTGCAAAGAGTGAGCTCAAAGACCTGCAATGTCAGTTACAAAGCGATCTTAAACTACTCG GTGATCAGGTCCTCGAGATGTCTACATCTGCTCTTGGATATAAGAAGTTGATGAAAGAAAATAGGAATTTATATAACATGGTTCAGGATCTTAAGG gGAGTATTCGAGTTTACTGCAGAATCAGGCCTTCCTTCCTTGCTGATGCAAAAAGTGCGATAGATTTTATTGGAGAAGATGGTTCTCTTGTGGTAGTTGATCCGCTCAAATCACAGAAAGATGGAAGGAAGAGCTTTCAGTTTAATCGAGTATTTGGACCAACCGCTACTCAAG AAGAGGTTTTCATAGACATTAAGCCTCTTATTCGATCTGTGATGGACGGTTATAATGTATGCATTTTTGCTTACGGTCAAACTGGATCTGGCAAGACTTATACAATG TCTGGGCCTTCTGTTCGATCGATAAAGGAATTGGGAATCAACCATTTAGCCCTCAATGATCTATTCCAACTGTCATATGAGAGGAAGGAAATCATGAATTACAACATTTCTGTGCAAATGGTTGAGATATATAACGAGCAAATCCGTGATCTTCTTGCAGAAGATTTGTCAACTGCAAA ATTAGAGATTCGTAGTTGCGTGAGTGACACTGGATTGGTTCTTCCCGATGCTACTCTCCACCCCGTGGCATCCAGCGAGGATGTTCTTAGCCTGATGCAGTTGGGAGAGGTGAACCGCGCTGTTGGCTGTACTGCCATGAACACCCGAAGCAGTCGTTCTCACAG TGTGCTGATTGTGCATGTGCATGGCGAAGATACGTCTGGAAACAAGCTTCGGAGTTGCCTCAATTTGGTGGATCTGGCTGGGAGCGAGCGAGTTGATAAATCAGAAGTTACAGGAGACGGGCTCAAGGAAGCACAATATATCAACAAATCGCTTTCTAGCTTGGGAGATGTTATTACGGCTTTGGCACTGAAGAACTCTCACATCCCTTACAGAAACAGCAAGCTCACACTGCTTCTGCAAAACTCGTTAG GAGGACAGGCGAAAATGCTCATGTTTGCTCATGTGAGCCCCGAAGAGGAGTCGTTCGGGGAAAGTTTGAGTACTCTGAAGTTTGCTCAGAGGGCGTCGACTGTTGAGCTTGGCGCAGCTCGTTCGAATAAAGAGAGCAGCGAGGTTATAGAGCTGAAAGCTCAG GTTGAGAGCTTGAAGAAGGCATTGGCCAGCAAAGGAGCGCTTGGTTCTCAAGCTATGAAACCGAGAGAAGCCAGGACACCACCGCCATTACAGAAGCCTCGAGCAGGCCACGAGAGGACTACTCCACAAACCAGGAGGTTGAGCACTGAAAACTGCATTGCTGCTAAAGTAGAAAAGACCACGACGCCTTTGGTGGTGAGCACACGCCCCAGATCACGAAGGCTAAGCCTAGAAGGGCCGAGAGGCGTTGGTGCTCCTCGAAGTCCTATAGGAGGATCTGCTGTCAAAAAAGACGTTACTCCCCCTCCTCGAAGTCCTATAGGAGGATCTGCTGTCAAAAACCAACTTACTCCTCCTCGCTCGCCTATTTCTGTTTCTGCTTTGATGGCTCCTCAAAGTCCTTTAGATTCTGCTGTCAAACGCCAAGTTCCTCCTCCTCGCAGCCCGACCAGTTCAGCTTCCAATATCCTTTTCGCTCCTCCTCGTAGTCCAACATCTGCTGCATTCAAGAACCGAGGAGCAAAAGCAGCAACAACCCAACTTCCCAAAACGCCTGAACCAGCAGTGTCGTCTAGAAATGAAGCCTCCCGGGGGATCTTAAGCGAGCGCACTGTTTCTTCATCACTTCAAACGCCCGCCCTGACAGTCAGAAAGACTTCTCAAATCAGAAAATCTCTCAGGACCATAGGAAAGCTCATCAATGGATCCGATAAAAG GAGCCAACGTAGTAAGATGGAGGAAACAGCACCCGTATCACCATTGAAAAACGCCATAAGAAGCAGCCTAAAGGATGCAAAGTCACCAATCGCTTCTAGTGCAGCAAGAACGCTAAGAAGGCAATCACTCACTGGCATCCTTCCACCCGAGAATTCAAGAAGATCTTCACTTGGCTGGAAATAA